One genomic window of Actinoplanes lobatus includes the following:
- a CDS encoding carboxymuconolactone decarboxylase family protein — translation MEARLDLLSNPVAGRIIKHFTAAGLAVKDAGLPAATRELVLLRVSQINGCAFCVDMHSKDAAHAGETAQRLHLVAAWREATVFTDAERAALELAEEATRIADAAGGVSDEVWENARKHYDEDQLVALIATIATINAFNRFNVIVQQPAGWYQVGMHS, via the coding sequence ATGGAAGCTCGTCTGGATCTGCTCAGCAACCCGGTGGCCGGCCGGATCATCAAGCACTTCACTGCGGCCGGCCTGGCGGTCAAGGACGCGGGCCTGCCGGCCGCGACCCGGGAGCTGGTACTGCTCCGGGTCAGCCAGATCAACGGCTGCGCGTTCTGCGTCGACATGCACAGCAAGGACGCCGCGCACGCCGGGGAGACCGCGCAGCGCCTGCACCTGGTGGCGGCCTGGCGGGAGGCGACGGTGTTCACCGACGCCGAGCGGGCCGCGCTGGAGCTGGCCGAGGAGGCCACCCGGATCGCGGACGCGGCCGGCGGGGTCTCCGACGAGGTGTGGGAGAACGCCCGCAAGCACTACGACGAGGACCAGTTGGTGGCGCTGATCGCGACGATCGCGACGATCAACGCGTTCAACCGGTTCAACGTCATCGTGCAGCAGCCGGCCGGCTGGTACCAGGTCGGCATGCACTCGTGA
- a CDS encoding polyamine ABC transporter substrate-binding protein, with protein sequence MFHRTTADPSLRRGITQQRLGRRDALRIGGLSALGAALAACGVPGQVQPEANPGSTLETFWEGRKQNGTVDFANWPLYMDPSKPELAKFTRRTGITVNYEEVIQEMGPWFAKVQPQLSAGKPIGYDLMVITNGIQFGRFLSAGFLAPLDHTRLPNFAENAAAKYTEESFDPANVFSVPWASGITGIAYDPDKVDGPVTSLADLWNPRYKGKVGMMSDVTELANFGMLAAGITPGRSTEADWRQAAAKLRQQKDAGIVRNYYEQDYLDALGKGEIWISQAWSGDIFQKNISDGTNLKFVIPDEGGTIWTDNLAIPVTAANPVDALMLIDFFYEVENAASLAGYINYVCPVPAAQEQLRKDAATQSGDDRTYLEAVANSSLVFPSDADYDRLHYYASFNTAEEQQTFAKIFDPIVLS encoded by the coding sequence ATGTTCCACCGCACCACCGCCGACCCGTCCCTGCGCCGCGGCATCACCCAGCAACGCCTCGGCCGTCGCGACGCGCTCCGGATCGGTGGCCTGTCCGCGCTCGGCGCGGCACTGGCCGCGTGCGGTGTCCCCGGCCAGGTCCAGCCGGAGGCGAACCCGGGCTCCACGCTCGAGACCTTCTGGGAGGGCCGGAAGCAGAACGGCACGGTCGACTTCGCCAACTGGCCCCTCTACATGGACCCGTCGAAGCCGGAGCTCGCGAAGTTCACCAGGCGGACCGGCATCACGGTGAACTACGAAGAGGTCATCCAGGAGATGGGCCCCTGGTTCGCCAAGGTGCAGCCGCAGCTCTCGGCCGGCAAGCCGATCGGCTACGACCTGATGGTAATCACCAACGGCATCCAGTTCGGCCGTTTCCTCTCAGCCGGCTTCCTGGCGCCGCTCGACCACACCCGCCTGCCGAACTTCGCCGAGAACGCCGCCGCGAAGTACACCGAGGAGTCGTTCGACCCGGCCAACGTGTTCAGCGTGCCGTGGGCCTCCGGGATCACCGGCATCGCCTACGACCCGGACAAGGTCGACGGCCCCGTCACCAGCCTCGCCGACCTGTGGAACCCGCGGTACAAGGGCAAGGTCGGCATGATGTCCGACGTCACCGAGCTGGCCAACTTCGGCATGCTGGCGGCCGGCATCACCCCCGGGCGGTCCACCGAGGCCGACTGGCGCCAGGCCGCCGCCAAGCTGCGCCAGCAGAAGGACGCCGGCATCGTCCGCAACTACTACGAACAGGACTACCTCGACGCCCTCGGCAAGGGCGAGATCTGGATCTCGCAGGCCTGGTCCGGGGACATCTTCCAGAAGAACATCTCCGACGGTACGAACTTGAAGTTCGTCATCCCGGACGAGGGCGGAACCATCTGGACCGACAACCTCGCGATCCCGGTGACCGCCGCCAACCCGGTCGACGCCCTCATGCTGATCGACTTCTTCTACGAGGTGGAGAACGCGGCGTCCCTGGCCGGGTACATCAACTACGTCTGCCCGGTCCCGGCCGCCCAGGAACAGCTGCGCAAGGACGCCGCCACCCAGTCCGGCGACGACCGCACCTACCTGGAGGCGGTCGCGAACAGCTCCCTGGTCTTCCCGAGCGACGCCGACTACGACCGCCTGCACTACTACGCCAGCTTCAACACGGCCGAGGAGCAGCAGACCTTCGCCAAGATCTTCGACCCCATCGTCCTGAGCTGA
- a CDS encoding arsenate reductase/protein-tyrosine-phosphatase family protein produces MDVPPFPRLAGHPLRWRLLTELAGGDLRVRELVARVGQPQNLVSYHLRLLRDGGLVTATRSAHDARDTYYHLDLARCATELTATASALHPALTTAGSPPVAGPASVLFVCTGNSARSPIAEALLRHRTAGAVTVLSAGVRPKPRVHPHTARVLRDGFGIEDAPPETRHLNTLTGRRFDHVVTLCDRARENCPDFGGRARHWSLPDPGDDYAAFTRTAAEIDTRVHHFLKGQLR; encoded by the coding sequence ATGGACGTACCCCCGTTCCCGCGCCTCGCCGGGCACCCGCTGCGCTGGCGGCTGCTCACCGAGCTGGCCGGCGGCGACCTGCGGGTCCGTGAACTGGTCGCCCGGGTCGGCCAACCGCAGAACCTGGTCTCCTACCACCTGCGGCTGCTGCGCGACGGCGGGCTGGTCACCGCCACCCGCAGCGCCCACGACGCCCGGGACACCTACTACCACCTGGACCTGGCCCGCTGCGCCACCGAACTCACCGCCACGGCGTCCGCCCTGCACCCGGCGCTGACCACGGCCGGCTCCCCGCCGGTCGCCGGGCCCGCCTCGGTGCTCTTCGTGTGCACCGGAAACAGCGCGCGGTCACCGATCGCCGAGGCCCTGCTGCGCCACCGCACGGCCGGCGCGGTGACCGTCCTGAGCGCCGGCGTCCGGCCGAAACCGCGGGTCCATCCGCACACCGCCCGGGTGCTGCGGGACGGCTTCGGCATCGAGGACGCGCCGCCGGAGACCCGGCACCTCAACACGCTCACCGGGCGCCGCTTCGACCACGTCGTCACCCTCTGCGACCGGGCCCGGGAGAACTGCCCCGACTTCGGAGGCCGCGCGCGGCACTGGAGCCTGCCCGACCCGGGGGACGACTACGCGGCCTTCACCCGTACGGCCGCCGAGATCGACACCCGCGTCCACCACTTCCTGAAGGGCCAGCTTCGATGA
- a CDS encoding DUF6817 domain-containing protein: MQTEAEVRAWLRSHGTETVRHPGGTLYAHLCRVQERLGALGHTTATQSAGLTHAVYGTDGFDLALLFWGEREALRDLIGPAAEELVYLYGSCDRDRTWPDLATNRTVADRFTGEVTRLNEDQVTPFVDLTIVNELDVMEQDPALLTANRAYFADLFAAWEPVTSPAVATEAHRLLNP; the protein is encoded by the coding sequence ATGCAGACCGAAGCAGAGGTACGGGCATGGCTGCGCTCACACGGGACGGAGACCGTGCGGCATCCGGGCGGCACACTGTACGCCCACCTTTGCCGGGTCCAGGAACGGCTCGGCGCCCTCGGGCACACGACGGCCACGCAGTCCGCCGGCCTGACCCACGCGGTGTACGGCACCGACGGCTTCGACCTGGCCCTGCTCTTCTGGGGCGAACGCGAGGCACTGCGCGACCTGATCGGCCCCGCCGCCGAAGAGCTCGTCTATCTGTACGGGTCGTGCGACCGCGACCGGACGTGGCCTGACCTGGCCACCAACCGGACGGTCGCGGACCGCTTCACCGGCGAGGTCACCCGCCTCAACGAGGACCAGGTCACCCCGTTCGTGGACCTCACCATCGTCAACGAGCTGGACGTCATGGAACAGGACCCGGCACTGCTCACCGCCAACCGCGCCTACTTCGCCGACCTCTTCGCCGCCTGGGAGCCGGTCACCTCACCCGCCGTCGCCACCGAGGCCCACCGCCTCCTCAACCCCTGA
- a CDS encoding helix-turn-helix transcriptional regulator produces MRASRLLSLVLLLQDRGRLTAQQLADELDVSVRTVYRDIEALGAAGVPVYAELGANGGYQLVDGYRTRLTGLTPQEAGAILLAGVPEAAAELGLGAVLTTAELKLRAALPARLARHVDEIRDRFHLDAAGWFRETETHPYLAALADAVWNRRRARMRYRRHRAPHEVDRLIDPLGIVLKAGVWYFVARVDGSARTYRVATILDLTVLDETFERPEGFDLASTWAEWAIDFERRLHRGVATVRFSPAGLERIPYLMTRAMARNVSSGLGSPDPDGWTTITLPVESVRHAHAEFLRLGADVEVLEPAELREMMRASAAAMTRLYD; encoded by the coding sequence ATGCGTGCCAGCCGGTTGCTCTCCCTCGTCCTGCTGCTCCAGGACCGCGGGCGGCTCACCGCGCAGCAGCTCGCCGACGAGCTGGACGTGTCGGTGCGGACCGTCTACCGCGACATCGAAGCGCTCGGCGCCGCCGGAGTGCCGGTCTACGCCGAACTCGGCGCCAACGGCGGCTACCAGCTCGTCGACGGCTACCGGACCCGGCTCACCGGGCTCACCCCGCAGGAGGCCGGCGCCATCCTGCTGGCCGGGGTGCCGGAGGCGGCCGCCGAACTCGGCCTGGGCGCGGTCCTGACCACCGCCGAACTGAAACTGCGGGCGGCGCTGCCGGCCCGGCTCGCCCGGCACGTCGACGAGATCCGCGACCGGTTCCACCTCGACGCGGCCGGCTGGTTCCGGGAGACCGAGACCCACCCGTACCTCGCGGCGCTGGCCGACGCGGTGTGGAATCGGCGGCGGGCCCGGATGCGCTACCGCCGCCATCGTGCCCCGCACGAGGTGGACCGGCTGATCGACCCGCTCGGCATCGTGCTCAAGGCGGGAGTCTGGTATTTCGTGGCCCGGGTGGACGGGTCGGCGCGCACGTACCGGGTGGCCACGATCCTGGACCTGACCGTCCTGGACGAGACGTTCGAGCGGCCCGAGGGCTTCGACCTCGCCTCGACGTGGGCGGAGTGGGCGATCGACTTCGAGCGCCGCCTGCACCGCGGCGTCGCCACGGTCCGCTTCTCCCCCGCCGGCCTGGAACGCATCCCGTATCTGATGACCCGTGCCATGGCCCGCAACGTGTCGTCCGGGCTGGGCTCGCCCGACCCGGACGGCTGGACCACGATCACCCTGCCCGTCGAGTCGGTACGGCACGCCCACGCCGAGTTCCTGCGTCTGGGCGCCGACGTCGAGGTCCTCGAACCGGCCGAGCTGCGCGAGATGATGCGGGCCAGCGCCGCCGCCATGACCCGCCTCTACGACTGA
- a CDS encoding RNA polymerase sigma factor has protein sequence MRTLKPDRESRFRALYADTYADVLRFAQRRVHPSHAEDVVADTFLAAWRRMDVAPRRHGDARAWLFGIARNCLLNTRRGLGRQDALAVRLAEVRPVAGGAEDAAITWRLDLATAWRGLSAAEQETLALTVFDGLDSKQAARVLGITATSYRLRLLRARRALRRGLGPDPAEESLTILGLDPRMETRP, from the coding sequence GTGAGGACATTGAAACCGGACCGGGAGTCGCGCTTCCGTGCGCTCTACGCCGACACCTATGCCGATGTGCTGCGGTTCGCCCAGCGCCGCGTGCATCCCAGCCACGCCGAGGACGTCGTGGCCGACACCTTCCTGGCCGCCTGGCGCCGGATGGACGTGGCGCCCCGCCGGCACGGCGACGCGCGGGCGTGGCTGTTCGGGATCGCCCGCAACTGTCTGCTCAACACCCGGCGTGGGCTGGGCCGGCAGGATGCCCTGGCGGTGCGGCTGGCCGAGGTGCGCCCGGTCGCCGGGGGCGCCGAGGACGCGGCGATCACCTGGCGCCTGGATCTGGCCACGGCGTGGCGCGGGCTGAGCGCCGCCGAGCAGGAGACCCTGGCGCTGACCGTGTTCGACGGGCTGGACTCGAAGCAGGCGGCGCGGGTGCTGGGCATCACCGCCACGTCGTACCGGCTGCGGTTGCTGCGGGCCCGCCGGGCTCTGCGCCGTGGCCTCGGACCCGATCCCGCCGAGGAGTCGCTGACCATCCTCGGACTCGACCCACGGATGGAGACCCGGCCGTGA
- a CDS encoding penicillin acylase family protein translates to MRRRLTPVLAALLIASAAVAVVTGPPPATAAFATDDYCLGECSDILPPGQNGDADLATILAHQAFGTMPANASNQLAPYANLTYGYTGLTPQQIGTFFNDASYGVPAAQVASTVTPRSDVTIVRDKALGIPHVTGTTRAGTMFGAGYAGAQDRLFLMDLMRHVARGSLTGFAGGAAGNRDLEQSVWRNSPYTEADLQAQLTALRDSGTRGAQLYDDVGQYLAGVNKYIDDCMAARDCPGEYVLTGHLDSVTNAGGPEDFVMTDLIAVAGVIGGLFGGGGGTEMQSALVRVAARAKYGNTVGDQVWQQFRSQNDPEAVLTLHAGQSFPYSSGDPNAAGVAMPDAGATPEPLIYDRTGSAATGVTGESAIAGSLSTLTIDSAHRGMSNAAVVSAANSATGHPVAVFGPQTGYFAPQLLMLQELKGPGISSRGVAFSGLNLYTLLGRGPDYAWSATSSVQDITDTYAIRLCNPDGSAPTTASSNYLYHGTCTAMETLSRTNSWAPTTADSTPAGSYRLTMLRTKYGLVTWRGTVGGTPVAFTSLRSTYGHEADSAIGFQMFNEPAQMGTPAAFTNAASTIAFAFNWFYVNSADTAMFTSGSEPVRPATADPNLPTWGDAANEWTGFRPASAHVQAVNQDYFVSWNNKQAAGYSAADGNFSFGAVHRGDLLDAPLKAGVAAGTKYDRASLLKVVEKAGLTDLRGSSVLPDILRVIDTATVTDSTQAAAIAKLRTWLTNGALRKETASGSKAYTDADAIRIFDAWWPKLVQAQFSSGLGTGLSDALVDTLQINESPSGGQTGPVSDLPHSANAAQGHKGSSFQYGWWGWVDKDLRAVLGDSVPNWSTKYCGGGTVSACRTALLTSLSAAIAEPAATTYPADEHCAAGNQWCADAIVQSPLGGITHNLIAWQNRPTYQQVVSFPAKRGDVITNRAAGKAVTASSVQSGNAAANAVDGSLSTRWASSWSDNQWIRVDLGASVPVGRVQIFWESAYASAYRIETSTDGSTWTQIGAVAGGNGGVDNVALTPATARYVRLTGITRATQYGLSIYELEVYSY, encoded by the coding sequence ATGCGCCGACGCCTCACCCCCGTCCTCGCCGCCCTCCTCATCGCCTCCGCGGCGGTGGCCGTCGTGACCGGCCCACCGCCGGCCACGGCCGCTTTCGCCACCGACGACTACTGCCTCGGTGAGTGCTCCGACATCCTGCCGCCCGGGCAGAACGGGGACGCCGACCTCGCCACGATCCTGGCCCACCAGGCGTTCGGCACCATGCCGGCGAACGCCTCGAACCAGCTCGCCCCCTACGCCAACCTCACCTACGGCTACACCGGCCTGACCCCGCAGCAGATCGGCACGTTCTTCAACGACGCCTCGTACGGCGTACCGGCCGCCCAGGTGGCCAGCACGGTCACGCCGCGCTCGGACGTCACGATCGTCCGCGACAAGGCCCTCGGCATCCCGCACGTCACCGGCACCACCCGCGCCGGGACGATGTTCGGCGCCGGTTACGCCGGCGCACAGGACCGCCTGTTCCTGATGGACCTGATGCGCCACGTGGCACGGGGCAGCCTGACCGGCTTCGCCGGCGGCGCCGCCGGGAACCGCGATCTGGAGCAGAGCGTCTGGCGCAACTCCCCCTACACCGAGGCCGACCTCCAGGCGCAACTCACCGCGCTGCGCGACTCCGGCACGCGCGGGGCCCAACTGTACGACGACGTCGGGCAGTACCTGGCCGGCGTCAACAAGTACATCGACGACTGCATGGCGGCCCGGGACTGCCCCGGCGAGTACGTGCTCACCGGCCACCTCGACTCGGTCACCAACGCCGGCGGTCCCGAGGACTTCGTGATGACCGACCTGATCGCGGTCGCCGGGGTGATCGGCGGGCTGTTCGGCGGGGGCGGCGGCACCGAGATGCAGTCCGCGCTGGTCCGGGTCGCGGCCCGGGCGAAGTACGGCAACACCGTCGGCGACCAGGTGTGGCAGCAGTTCCGGTCGCAGAACGACCCGGAGGCGGTGCTCACGCTGCACGCGGGACAGTCGTTCCCGTACTCCTCGGGCGACCCGAACGCGGCCGGGGTGGCCATGCCGGACGCCGGCGCCACCCCGGAACCGCTGATCTACGACCGCACCGGATCCGCCGCCACCGGCGTGACCGGGGAGAGCGCGATCGCCGGGTCGCTGAGCACGCTCACCATCGACAGCGCCCACCGTGGCATGTCGAACGCCGCCGTGGTCAGCGCCGCGAACTCGGCCACCGGGCATCCGGTCGCCGTCTTCGGCCCGCAGACCGGCTACTTCGCCCCGCAGCTGCTCATGTTGCAGGAGCTGAAGGGGCCGGGGATCAGCAGCCGGGGTGTCGCGTTCAGCGGCCTCAACCTCTACACGCTGCTGGGCCGCGGCCCGGACTACGCCTGGTCGGCCACGTCGTCGGTGCAGGACATCACCGACACGTACGCGATCCGGCTGTGCAACCCGGACGGCAGCGCGCCCACCACGGCGTCGTCGAACTACCTCTACCACGGCACCTGCACCGCCATGGAGACGCTGAGCCGGACGAACTCGTGGGCGCCGACGACCGCCGACTCCACCCCGGCCGGGTCGTACCGGCTGACCATGCTGCGCACGAAGTACGGCCTGGTCACCTGGCGCGGCACGGTCGGCGGGACACCGGTGGCGTTCACCAGTCTGCGGTCCACCTACGGGCACGAGGCGGACTCGGCGATCGGCTTCCAGATGTTCAACGAGCCGGCCCAGATGGGTACGCCGGCCGCGTTCACGAACGCGGCGTCGACCATCGCCTTCGCGTTCAACTGGTTCTACGTGAACTCGGCGGACACCGCGATGTTCACCTCCGGCAGCGAGCCGGTCCGCCCCGCCACGGCCGACCCGAACCTGCCCACCTGGGGTGACGCCGCGAACGAGTGGACCGGGTTCCGGCCGGCGAGCGCCCACGTCCAGGCGGTCAACCAGGACTACTTCGTCAGCTGGAACAACAAGCAGGCGGCCGGCTACTCGGCGGCCGACGGGAACTTCAGCTTCGGCGCGGTGCACCGCGGCGACCTGCTCGACGCGCCACTCAAGGCGGGCGTCGCGGCCGGGACGAAGTACGACCGGGCGTCCCTGCTCAAAGTGGTGGAGAAGGCCGGGCTCACCGATCTGCGCGGCTCCTCGGTCCTGCCCGACATCCTGCGGGTGATCGACACGGCCACCGTCACCGACAGCACCCAGGCGGCCGCGATCGCCAAGCTGCGCACCTGGCTGACCAACGGCGCGCTGCGCAAGGAGACCGCCTCCGGCAGCAAGGCCTACACCGACGCGGACGCCATCCGGATCTTCGACGCCTGGTGGCCGAAGCTGGTCCAGGCGCAGTTCTCCAGCGGTCTGGGCACCGGGCTCTCCGACGCGCTGGTCGACACGCTCCAGATCAACGAGTCGCCGTCCGGTGGCCAGACCGGGCCGGTCTCCGACCTGCCGCATTCGGCCAACGCGGCCCAGGGCCACAAGGGCAGTTCCTTCCAGTACGGCTGGTGGGGCTGGGTCGACAAGGACCTGCGCGCCGTCCTCGGTGACAGCGTGCCCAACTGGTCCACGAAGTACTGCGGCGGCGGCACCGTCAGCGCCTGCCGTACCGCCCTGCTGACCAGCCTCTCCGCGGCCATCGCCGAGCCGGCCGCCACCACCTACCCGGCCGACGAGCACTGCGCGGCCGGCAACCAGTGGTGCGCGGACGCGATCGTGCAGTCCCCGCTCGGTGGCATCACCCACAACCTGATCGCCTGGCAGAACCGGCCCACCTACCAGCAGGTCGTCTCGTTCCCGGCCAAACGCGGTGACGTCATCACCAACCGGGCGGCCGGGAAGGCGGTCACCGCGTCGAGCGTCCAGTCCGGCAACGCGGCGGCCAACGCGGTCGACGGCAGCTTATCGACCCGATGGGCCAGTTCCTGGTCCGACAACCAATGGATCAGGGTCGATCTGGGTGCGTCGGTTCCGGTGGGGCGCGTGCAGATCTTCTGGGAGTCGGCGTACGCGTCCGCGTACCGCATAGAGACATCGACCGACGGCAGCACCTGGACCCAGATCGGTGCCGTGGCCGGAGGCAACGGCGGCGTCGACAACGTCGCATTGACTCCGGCCACCGCCCGCTACGTCCGCCTGACCGGGATCACGCGGGCAACCCAGTACGGACTGTCGATCTATGAGCTGGAGGTCTACTCATATTGA
- a CDS encoding VOC family protein, whose protein sequence is MALAKYVGFSLDCDDPAALAGFYSTLLGMEVAFSSDEFVYLGEPGNGLGFVKVDKYVPPTWPHGDVPKQSHLELGVDDLESGEAAILELGATKPDFQPQPDRWRVLLDPAGHPFCISASM, encoded by the coding sequence ATGGCCCTCGCCAAATACGTCGGCTTCTCCCTGGACTGCGACGACCCCGCCGCCCTGGCCGGCTTCTACAGCACCCTGCTCGGCATGGAGGTCGCCTTCTCCTCCGACGAGTTCGTCTACCTGGGCGAGCCCGGCAACGGACTCGGCTTCGTCAAGGTCGACAAGTACGTGCCACCGACCTGGCCGCACGGGGACGTGCCGAAGCAGTCGCACCTGGAGCTGGGCGTCGACGACCTGGAGTCCGGCGAGGCGGCGATCCTCGAACTGGGCGCCACCAAGCCGGACTTCCAGCCGCAGCCGGACCGCTGGCGGGTGCTGCTCGACCCGGCCGGCCACCCGTTCTGCATCTCGGCGTCAATGTGA
- a CDS encoding S24/S26 family peptidase — MGALDAVAARVAQGQAAEFRPRGNSMVPLVGSGDPVRVEPVRPETVEVGDIVLARVAGTTYLHLVSAVDHARKRVQISNNRGRVNGWTSHARVYGICVRVAGVPRPRIAGKQRAG; from the coding sequence ATGGGGGCGTTGGACGCGGTAGCGGCACGGGTGGCGCAGGGGCAGGCGGCCGAGTTCCGGCCGCGCGGGAACTCGATGGTGCCGCTGGTCGGCAGCGGTGATCCGGTTCGGGTCGAGCCGGTGCGGCCGGAGACCGTGGAGGTCGGTGACATCGTGCTGGCCCGGGTCGCCGGCACCACGTACCTGCATCTGGTCTCCGCTGTGGACCACGCCCGCAAGCGGGTGCAGATCAGCAACAACCGTGGCCGGGTGAACGGCTGGACGAGCCACGCCCGGGTGTACGGCATCTGCGTGCGCGTCGCCGGTGTGCCACGCCCGAGAATTGCCGGGAAACAGCGGGCCGGGTGA